A stretch of Natronococcus sp. CG52 DNA encodes these proteins:
- a CDS encoding carbohydrate ABC transporter permease, which translates to MVSLTRSGERTLEEKEALLGYALIAPSLLLIAAVILYPVLYNVYLSFTAVPLSPAESPEWIGLQHYQDLAQSGEFWSALRTTVVFTFFSTTLATLGGLGAALLFNRKFRGRRFARGLVLLPYVAPLISIAFVWRFMLDPLYGIIPYVGADVLGLYGGDVDLLSNDRTALWSVIFVDAWRYFPFAFLMLIARVQAIPSDMYEAAKIDGASRFAQFKDITLAELKYILATVFLLRWIWNFNKFADIWLLTRQVDTLPIYAYKVAFANYQHGQAAAVSMVLFLALIGFVLVYVAWILDW; encoded by the coding sequence ATGGTTTCACTCACCCGTAGCGGCGAACGAACGCTCGAAGAGAAAGAGGCGTTACTCGGCTACGCGCTGATCGCTCCCTCGCTCCTGCTGATCGCGGCGGTTATTCTCTATCCGGTGTTGTACAACGTGTACCTGAGCTTTACCGCCGTGCCGCTCTCGCCGGCCGAATCCCCCGAATGGATCGGGCTCCAGCACTACCAGGACCTGGCCCAGAGCGGCGAGTTCTGGTCGGCGCTGCGGACGACCGTCGTGTTCACGTTTTTCAGCACGACGCTGGCCACGCTCGGCGGTCTCGGCGCAGCACTGTTGTTCAACCGTAAATTCCGCGGCCGGCGCTTCGCGCGCGGACTCGTTCTGTTGCCGTACGTCGCACCGCTGATCTCGATCGCGTTCGTCTGGCGGTTCATGCTCGATCCGCTGTACGGGATCATCCCGTACGTGGGGGCCGACGTGCTCGGACTGTACGGCGGCGACGTTGACCTGTTGAGCAACGACCGAACCGCGCTGTGGTCGGTGATCTTCGTGGACGCCTGGCGTTACTTCCCGTTCGCGTTCCTGATGCTGATCGCTCGCGTACAGGCGATTCCGAGCGACATGTACGAGGCGGCGAAGATCGACGGCGCCTCGCGGTTCGCCCAGTTCAAGGATATTACCCTCGCTGAACTCAAGTACATCCTCGCGACAGTGTTTCTGCTGCGCTGGATCTGGAACTTCAACAAGTTCGCCGATATCTGGCTGCTCACTCGACAGGTCGACACCCTGCCGATATACGCGTACAAGGTCGCGTTCGCGAACTACCAACACGGACAGGCGGCGGCGGTCTCGATGGTGCTGTTTCTGGCACTGATCGGCTTCGTCCTCGTGTACGTCGCCTGGATACTGGACTGGTGA
- a CDS encoding aryl-sulfate sulfotransferase — protein sequence MSNRSVPTLADVRSVLSRNRLRIAFIALLLLLAAVLASAATEDGLSTASEADVPNAQETENHTVITESGRAGTITAYTPDGEVMYYNNTRTKYFDVDPTEDDPLTVEYTATDTIYTEGPTCSDPPCSLNVLERVDLETGETEVLYERYDYKETAGEWHDATRINETRVAIADIVADQVFVVNTETEVVDWLWDAQSDFPVEEAGPYPEDWAHINDVEYIEEGENEGRIMASLRNQDQVVFLDPEEGLIDDWTLGSENDYDTQYEQHNPDYIAESRGGPAVVVADSENGRVQEFQREDGEWNRTWQWADDRIQWPRDADRLPNGNTLIVDSHGNRVIEVNASGDIVWEVGSTLPYDAERLETGEESEGGQSAAELGLESRTADDDDDDGDGGGGGDGFELNPLEHLGDLLEEHLPHRIYNGLLFISPIWVGSTELAAIGVALLSGLTWVGLEIRWQLRDAGIRFRLPFYRRDG from the coding sequence GTGAGCAATCGTTCGGTTCCAACGCTTGCAGACGTCCGATCGGTGCTCTCACGGAATCGACTTCGGATCGCGTTCATCGCCCTACTCCTCCTTTTAGCGGCCGTACTCGCTAGTGCAGCGACAGAAGACGGTCTCTCGACTGCGTCGGAAGCGGACGTTCCAAACGCACAGGAGACGGAGAATCACACGGTCATCACCGAATCGGGGCGTGCAGGGACGATTACCGCTTACACGCCCGACGGCGAGGTCATGTACTATAACAATACGCGAACGAAATATTTCGACGTCGATCCGACCGAAGATGACCCGCTGACCGTTGAGTACACCGCAACGGACACGATCTATACCGAGGGGCCGACGTGCAGCGATCCACCATGTTCGCTGAACGTCCTCGAGCGAGTCGACCTCGAGACCGGCGAAACCGAAGTACTCTACGAACGCTACGACTACAAGGAGACCGCCGGCGAGTGGCACGATGCGACCCGCATCAACGAAACGCGCGTAGCCATCGCCGATATCGTCGCGGATCAGGTGTTCGTCGTGAACACCGAAACGGAGGTCGTCGACTGGCTCTGGGATGCCCAGAGCGATTTCCCCGTCGAGGAAGCTGGCCCGTATCCGGAAGACTGGGCGCACATCAACGACGTCGAGTACATCGAGGAAGGTGAGAACGAGGGACGAATCATGGCCAGCCTTCGGAATCAGGATCAGGTCGTCTTCCTCGATCCGGAGGAGGGACTGATCGACGACTGGACGCTCGGGAGCGAGAACGACTACGACACCCAGTACGAACAGCACAACCCCGACTATATCGCCGAATCTCGGGGCGGGCCAGCCGTCGTCGTCGCCGACTCCGAGAACGGGCGGGTCCAGGAGTTCCAGCGCGAGGATGGTGAGTGGAACCGGACCTGGCAGTGGGCGGACGATCGGATTCAGTGGCCTCGTGATGCTGACCGGCTTCCCAACGGGAACACGCTCATCGTCGACTCCCACGGTAACCGTGTGATTGAGGTCAACGCATCGGGCGACATCGTGTGGGAGGTCGGGTCGACGCTCCCCTACGATGCTGAACGCCTCGAAACCGGCGAAGAGAGCGAGGGTGGCCAGAGCGCGGCTGAGCTCGGGCTCGAGTCCCGCACGGCCGACGACGATGACGATGACGGCGACGGCGGCGGCGGTGGCGACGGGTTCGAACTCAATCCGCTCGAGCATCTCGGTGACCTCCTCGAGGAGCACCTCCCCCACCGAATTTACAACGGTCTCCTCTTTATATCGCCGATCTGGGTGGGATCGACCGAGCTCGCCGCTATCGGCGTCGCGCTCCTCTCCGGATTGACGTGGGTCGGGTTAGAGATCAGGTGGCAACTTCGCGACGCCGGAATCCGGTTCCGGCTCCCGTTCTATCGACGGGACGGCTGA
- a CDS encoding ABC transporter ATP-binding protein, with protein MSGNTTTDAATDALSSDANAEIRLDGVTKRFGDLVAVDDLELTIRDGEFLVLLGPSGCGKSTTLRMIAGLEMPSDGRIEIGGEDVTETLPQQRELSMVFQSYALYPHKSIRGNLEFPLAKMDVDNVDERVQRTAELLEIDDLLEQKPGQLSGGQRQRVALGRTIVREPRAFLMDEPLSNLDAKLRVQTRSELRRLQQQLGTTTVYVTHDQEEAMSLADRIAVMDGGELQQVGTPKEVYENPTNEFVAGFLGEPPMNFLAPDHLAADEPALADATTIGIRPEDVSVVEETGVANGGSRNEHASAEEQRPDGGDRPAGTRTVELEGDAIVVEPLGNAYEIEFDCGGESVTARLRQRPTHVDPGTTATLRFPAAAIHRFDEHGEVIDR; from the coding sequence ATGTCCGGAAATACGACCACCGACGCTGCGACCGACGCGTTGAGTTCCGACGCGAACGCCGAGATCCGACTCGACGGCGTCACGAAACGCTTCGGCGATCTCGTTGCGGTCGACGACCTCGAATTGACGATTCGGGACGGCGAGTTCCTCGTCCTCCTGGGGCCCTCCGGCTGCGGGAAGTCGACGACGCTGCGCATGATCGCCGGCCTCGAGATGCCCTCCGATGGGCGCATCGAGATCGGCGGCGAGGACGTCACCGAGACGCTTCCCCAGCAACGAGAACTCTCGATGGTGTTCCAGAGCTACGCGCTGTACCCCCACAAGTCGATCCGGGGGAACCTCGAGTTCCCGCTGGCCAAGATGGACGTCGACAACGTCGACGAGCGCGTGCAGCGGACGGCCGAGCTGCTCGAGATCGACGACTTGCTCGAGCAGAAGCCGGGCCAGCTCTCCGGCGGGCAGCGCCAGCGCGTCGCACTCGGCCGGACGATCGTCCGCGAGCCGCGCGCGTTCCTCATGGACGAGCCGCTGTCGAATCTCGACGCCAAACTCCGCGTCCAGACGCGCTCGGAACTGCGTCGCCTCCAGCAGCAACTGGGGACGACGACCGTGTACGTGACGCACGACCAGGAGGAGGCGATGAGTCTCGCCGATCGTATCGCGGTGATGGACGGCGGCGAACTCCAGCAGGTCGGCACCCCGAAGGAAGTCTACGAGAATCCGACGAACGAGTTCGTCGCGGGCTTCCTCGGCGAGCCGCCGATGAATTTCCTCGCTCCTGACCACCTCGCGGCCGACGAGCCGGCACTAGCCGACGCGACGACGATCGGGATCCGTCCCGAAGACGTCAGCGTCGTCGAGGAGACCGGTGTCGCAAACGGCGGGTCCCGAAACGAACACGCGTCCGCCGAGGAGCAGCGTCCTGACGGAGGCGACCGGCCAGCCGGCACACGGACAGTCGAACTCGAAGGCGACGCGATCGTCGTCGAACCGCTTGGCAACGCCTACGAGATCGAGTTCGACTGTGGCGGCGAGTCCGTGACGGCGCGACTTCGCCAGCGACCGACTCACGTCGACCCCGGGACGACCGCGACGTTGCGGTTTCCGGCGGCGGCGATCCATCGCTTCGACGAACACGGCGAGGTGATCGATCGGTGA
- a CDS encoding glucoamylase, whose amino-acid sequence MAEPSFHLEVLDELTFDAEIDGAVPLASLPDNRYPYVYPRDVASITRAWLAAIETGVQPEACRDHIVAAARFFAAVQSDGWWYQRYALDGTDTSIYVQEDNVAHGIRVLSHAIQAMAECGDLSGRSAGGPLDEPFLETLVDRIGAAVAVLRDECYDANAHLLESTSSIHEGRIESGYTLWVNCAALAASRRAADALDRLESDTVDLDGVTAVRDRIDSFRTLLEGGVERSFAVEGMPVPRRYSPDGERDERPDITLFAPYYFGLEDLFGEHAARAATRAASSLEDPRLGGIQRFRGFYRDFDVHQHGGNGPWMQYTAWHAQFRFDQAERERGDAVLATVTRHADERGYIPEHLSTRERFEQFVEQEWDTGLDYEKEFDDDVLRDVPQDRIVEELGHMQRAYDEMAAALEEREVISFAEPLAWCHAEFLVALLRRDRGA is encoded by the coding sequence ATGGCCGAGCCATCGTTCCACCTCGAGGTGCTCGACGAACTGACCTTCGACGCCGAGATCGACGGCGCGGTGCCGCTCGCCAGTCTCCCCGACAACAGGTACCCGTACGTTTACCCGCGCGACGTGGCCTCGATTACGCGCGCCTGGCTCGCCGCGATCGAAACCGGCGTCCAGCCAGAGGCGTGTCGGGACCACATCGTCGCAGCCGCCCGCTTTTTCGCCGCCGTCCAGTCAGACGGCTGGTGGTATCAGCGTTACGCGCTCGACGGCACCGATACCTCGATCTATGTACAAGAGGACAACGTCGCCCACGGCATCCGCGTGCTTTCGCACGCGATTCAGGCGATGGCCGAGTGTGGCGATCTATCAGGGCGTAGCGCCGGTGGCCCGCTCGACGAACCGTTTCTCGAGACGCTCGTCGACCGGATCGGCGCCGCCGTCGCTGTGCTCCGAGACGAATGCTACGATGCCAACGCCCATCTCCTCGAGAGCACCTCCAGTATCCACGAAGGGCGCATCGAATCGGGGTACACGCTCTGGGTCAACTGCGCCGCGCTCGCCGCCTCGAGACGGGCGGCCGACGCGCTCGACCGGCTCGAGTCGGACACAGTCGACCTCGATGGCGTCACGGCCGTTCGCGACCGAATCGACTCGTTCCGGACGCTGCTTGAAGGCGGGGTCGAACGCAGCTTCGCCGTCGAGGGGATGCCCGTCCCGCGGCGGTACTCCCCCGACGGAGAACGCGACGAGCGCCCCGACATCACGCTGTTCGCGCCGTACTACTTCGGACTCGAAGATCTGTTCGGCGAGCACGCCGCACGCGCGGCCACCCGGGCGGCGAGTTCCCTCGAGGACCCGCGACTGGGTGGGATCCAACGGTTCCGAGGCTTCTACCGTGATTTCGACGTCCACCAGCACGGTGGTAACGGTCCGTGGATGCAGTACACAGCCTGGCACGCGCAGTTCCGTTTCGACCAGGCGGAGCGCGAGCGTGGCGACGCGGTGCTGGCGACGGTGACGCGCCACGCCGACGAGCGTGGCTACATCCCAGAGCACCTCTCGACGCGCGAACGCTTCGAGCAGTTCGTCGAGCAGGAGTGGGATACCGGACTCGACTACGAGAAGGAGTTCGACGACGACGTGCTTCGGGACGTCCCACAGGATCGCATCGTCGAGGAACTCGGGCACATGCAACGAGCCTACGACGAGATGGCAGCCGCACTCGAAGAGCGGGAGGTAATTTCCTTCGCGGAGCCGCTGGCGTGGTGTCACGCGGAGTTTCTGGTCGCGCTGTTGCGCCGCGATCGAGGGGCCTGA
- a CDS encoding carbohydrate ABC transporter permease, translated as MSTKSTYRHTVDSFKNALGLGEQTIETSLFERLVFYIALGLSLFVTLFPFYYMTVASLTPEANLYSLPPTLLPDEITLTHYRTVFGPETFPFLTYFKNSFIVATITAGASVLVATFGAYSFARLDYAGRGIFSRGVLMVYMFSGILLVVPMFQVIVWLGFVDSLWSLFITYLVQTLPVSLYMLGNYFRSIPEEIEEAAIMDGYSRLEVIFKITLPLSAPAIVAVFFFTFMIAWNEYLFASIFLESQGVYTLPIGIEALASGFHQVWGEIMAASLLTSVPLIVMFMYLEKFMVEGLTFGAVEG; from the coding sequence ATGAGTACGAAATCCACTTACCGACACACGGTCGATTCGTTCAAGAACGCGCTCGGACTCGGCGAGCAGACGATCGAAACCTCCCTGTTCGAGCGACTGGTCTTCTACATCGCGCTGGGCCTGTCGCTGTTCGTCACGCTGTTTCCGTTCTACTACATGACCGTGGCGAGTCTGACGCCCGAGGCGAATCTCTACTCGCTGCCGCCGACGCTACTCCCCGACGAGATCACGCTGACGCACTACCGGACGGTGTTCGGCCCCGAGACGTTCCCGTTCCTCACCTACTTCAAGAACAGCTTTATCGTCGCCACGATTACTGCCGGCGCCTCGGTGCTCGTCGCCACGTTCGGCGCTTACAGTTTCGCGCGACTGGACTATGCGGGGCGCGGGATCTTCTCTCGAGGCGTGCTCATGGTCTACATGTTCTCGGGGATCCTCCTCGTGGTCCCGATGTTCCAGGTGATCGTCTGGCTCGGCTTCGTCGACTCGCTGTGGAGCCTCTTTATCACCTACCTCGTGCAGACGCTGCCGGTCTCGCTGTACATGCTCGGCAACTACTTCCGGTCGATCCCCGAGGAGATCGAAGAAGCGGCGATCATGGACGGCTACTCGCGCCTCGAGGTGATCTTCAAAATCACGCTGCCGCTGTCGGCCCCGGCGATCGTGGCGGTGTTCTTCTTCACCTTCATGATCGCGTGGAACGAGTACCTGTTCGCCAGTATCTTCCTCGAGTCCCAGGGCGTCTACACGCTGCCGATCGGAATCGAGGCACTCGCGTCGGGCTTCCACCAGGTCTGGGGCGAGATCATGGCAGCCTCGCTGCTGACGAGCGTTCCGCTGATCGTGATGTTCATGTATCTAGAAAAATTCATGGTCGAGGGGCTGACCTTCGGCGCGGTGGAGGGCTAA
- a CDS encoding ABC transporter ATP-binding protein — protein sequence MAELTVHDVTKVYDDTDGSVTAVDDLTLTVQDGEFLVLVGPSGCGKSTTLRMIAGLETITDGEVTIGDRTVHHLAPSERDIAMVFQSYALYKRMTARGNLGYGLKHSTDLNADERDRRVTETAELLGIEDLLEDKPEAMSGGQKQRVALGRAIVREPSVFLLDEPLSNLDAKLRSHMRTELQRIQEELDVTAVYVTHDQTEAMTMADRLAIMNDGVLQQVAPPEVAYDHPANEFVGTFLGSPAMNVFDAVVRERGDEYVVERDTISFARLPTDAVDRNLLDTDVRLGLRPEDLHVGDPPHDTETVCRFEATVTVSEYQGNDNFVYLEAGDRNRTLTARVPPAVYPDPGTDVEVAVAAEDVYLFEPATGDAIKTRGIGAERVETRPT from the coding sequence ATGGCAGAACTCACAGTACACGACGTTACGAAAGTCTACGACGATACGGACGGGTCAGTAACCGCCGTTGACGACCTCACGCTGACCGTCCAGGACGGCGAGTTTCTCGTGCTGGTCGGTCCCTCCGGCTGCGGGAAGTCGACGACGCTGCGCATGATCGCCGGCCTCGAGACGATTACCGACGGCGAGGTCACGATCGGCGACCGAACGGTCCACCATCTGGCACCGAGCGAGCGAGATATCGCGATGGTGTTCCAGAGTTACGCGCTGTACAAGCGCATGACCGCCCGCGGAAACCTCGGTTACGGCCTGAAACACTCGACCGACCTGAACGCTGACGAGCGCGACCGGCGGGTGACCGAGACCGCGGAGTTGCTCGGCATCGAGGACCTGCTCGAGGACAAACCGGAAGCGATGAGCGGCGGCCAGAAACAGCGCGTCGCGCTCGGCCGGGCGATCGTCCGTGAGCCGTCGGTGTTCTTACTCGACGAACCGCTGTCGAACCTGGACGCCAAACTGCGATCGCACATGCGGACCGAACTCCAGCGGATCCAGGAGGAACTGGACGTGACAGCGGTGTACGTCACGCACGACCAGACCGAGGCGATGACGATGGCCGATCGGCTCGCGATCATGAACGACGGCGTCCTCCAGCAGGTCGCTCCCCCGGAGGTCGCCTACGATCATCCGGCCAACGAGTTCGTCGGCACGTTCCTCGGCAGTCCGGCGATGAACGTCTTCGACGCCGTCGTCAGGGAGCGCGGCGACGAGTACGTCGTCGAGCGCGATACCATCTCGTTTGCCCGGCTCCCGACCGACGCCGTCGACCGCAATCTCCTCGATACCGACGTGCGACTCGGCCTGCGTCCGGAGGACCTCCACGTCGGGGATCCACCCCACGACACGGAGACGGTGTGCCGGTTCGAGGCGACGGTGACCGTCTCGGAGTACCAGGGCAACGATAACTTCGTCTACCTGGAAGCGGGCGATCGAAACCGAACGCTGACCGCGCGCGTTCCCCCGGCGGTCTACCCCGATCCGGGAACTGACGTCGAGGTCGCAGTCGCCGCGGAAGACGTCTACCTGTTCGAGCCGGCGACCGGCGACGCGATCAAAACCCGCGGTATCGGCGCCGAACGTGTCGAGACACGACCAACGTAA
- the glmS gene encoding glutamine--fructose-6-phosphate transaminase (isomerizing) — MCGIIGYTGDDRSTVDVLLTGLEGLEYRGYDSAGVALADSKLDVHKREGAVEALEAALPDGSVSSAAGLGHTRWSTHGPPSDANAHPHTDEDGRVAVVHNGIIENYRTLRDELAARGHDFASDTDTEVIPHLIEEALETGADRESAFREAVAQLDGSYAVAAVFQGSETVYAARRESPLVLGVGDDGHYLASDVPAFIEYTDEVIYLEDGEFATIAPDGVTVTDEAGTVVETSVERIAWDPEDAAKSGYDHYMKKEIHEQPRAIRQCLRGRVAEFEGAITLEEVAELEPAGMVQLVACGTSSYAARYGARLLRERGVPTQSFLASEYRADAVPIDEDTLVIGVTQSGETADTMRALREANRSGGTTLALTNTVGSSAARECDRVCYIRAGPEIGVAATKTFASQQVALALVAGALTGDATPAFLEALRGLPDQVQSILDDSHAREVADAYVDADAFFFIGREYTAPVAFEGALKMKEITYKHAEGFAAGELKHGPLALVSQDTPVFALLTEGSRLKKTLGNVKEVEAREAPVVAVTDAPGTVERYADHVLEVPSTHPQLTPVLANVQLQLVSYWVANRLGRPIDKPRNLAKSVTVE; from the coding sequence ATGTGTGGGATTATCGGTTATACGGGCGACGACCGATCGACGGTCGATGTCTTGCTCACTGGCCTCGAGGGGCTCGAGTATCGGGGCTACGACTCGGCGGGCGTCGCGCTGGCCGACAGCAAACTCGACGTCCACAAGCGCGAGGGCGCGGTAGAAGCGCTCGAGGCGGCACTGCCCGACGGCAGCGTCAGTAGTGCGGCCGGTCTCGGCCATACCCGCTGGAGTACCCACGGACCGCCGTCGGACGCCAACGCCCATCCCCACACCGACGAGGACGGCCGAGTCGCGGTCGTCCACAACGGGATCATCGAAAACTACCGGACGCTGCGCGACGAGCTCGCGGCGCGAGGCCACGACTTCGCGAGTGACACCGACACCGAAGTCATCCCGCACCTGATCGAGGAGGCCCTCGAGACGGGCGCCGACCGCGAGAGCGCGTTCCGAGAGGCGGTCGCGCAGCTGGACGGCAGTTACGCTGTCGCAGCGGTGTTTCAGGGAAGCGAGACCGTCTACGCCGCCCGTCGCGAGTCGCCGCTGGTGCTCGGGGTCGGCGACGACGGCCACTACCTGGCGAGCGACGTCCCCGCATTCATCGAGTACACTGACGAAGTGATCTACCTCGAGGACGGCGAATTCGCGACGATTGCACCCGACGGTGTCACGGTGACCGACGAAGCGGGGACCGTCGTCGAGACGTCGGTCGAACGGATCGCGTGGGATCCCGAGGACGCGGCCAAAAGCGGCTACGACCACTACATGAAAAAGGAGATCCACGAGCAGCCGCGGGCGATCCGCCAGTGTCTTCGCGGCCGCGTCGCGGAGTTCGAGGGTGCAATTACGCTCGAGGAGGTGGCTGAACTCGAGCCCGCGGGGATGGTCCAGCTCGTCGCCTGCGGCACCTCCTCCTACGCCGCGCGCTACGGCGCCCGCTTGCTGCGCGAGCGCGGCGTGCCAACGCAGTCGTTCCTCGCCAGCGAGTATCGTGCCGACGCGGTGCCGATCGACGAGGACACACTCGTCATCGGCGTCACCCAGAGCGGCGAGACCGCGGACACGATGCGTGCCTTGCGAGAGGCTAACAGGTCAGGAGGAACGACGCTTGCGCTGACCAACACTGTGGGGAGTTCGGCCGCCCGCGAGTGTGATCGCGTCTGCTACATCCGGGCCGGGCCCGAGATCGGCGTCGCCGCAACGAAGACGTTCGCGAGCCAGCAGGTCGCATTGGCGCTTGTCGCAGGCGCGTTGACCGGCGACGCCACCCCGGCGTTCCTCGAGGCGCTGCGCGGACTGCCGGACCAAGTGCAGTCGATCCTCGACGACTCGCACGCCCGTGAGGTCGCCGACGCGTACGTCGACGCCGACGCCTTCTTCTTCATTGGCCGGGAGTACACCGCGCCGGTCGCCTTCGAAGGTGCGCTGAAGATGAAGGAGATTACGTACAAGCACGCCGAGGGGTTCGCCGCCGGCGAGTTGAAGCACGGGCCACTGGCGCTCGTGAGTCAGGACACGCCCGTCTTTGCGCTCCTGACCGAGGGCTCACGCCTGAAGAAGACGCTGGGCAACGTCAAAGAGGTCGAAGCTCGCGAGGCGCCCGTCGTCGCGGTGACCGACGCGCCGGGTACCGTTGAGCGGTATGCGGATCACGTCCTCGAGGTCCCCTCGACGCATCCGCAGCTGACGCCGGTATTGGCGAACGTCCAGTTGCAACTGGTCTCCTACTGGGTCGCCAATCGGCTCGGCCGGCCGATCGACAAACCGCGCAATCTGGCGAAGAGCGTAACTGTCGAGTAG
- a CDS encoding MGH1-like glycoside hydrolase domain-containing protein, whose translation MIPDDCALAIADGVVAVVDEFGDVRDSHGENGIYTSDVQYLREFAVRPTDRDEPTTGWDRIARRAGPDGVTTVLASGAVGDGRGDARPLLLEKRLVPDASGVTLTTTVENYTTDRRTVDVEVTARSSFRHVFECPGFFAPREPVDRTLDVRERPDGATLTADCPDETTRRATIDVTDAAAVATSTADDVGTTITATLPVPPGDTATITASATFAPARAPSDGRAAPGVSTQPSSPLFDAAADTLTALMLPDGVPAAGAPRFLAPFGRDALLVAFQTLPFVPQLTRRTIEYFAGQQGTTTDATTLEEPGKIPHETRHGDRPAVGKSIRAPYYGTVDATPLYAALVAAYGEWAGADAVTDGLYAAAVDAAEWICEASGPDGLLRYDPHDHEHGLAHLGWKDSSRALARPDGTPATPPIALAEVQGYAYRALCDVAELAASRGDDILHDRFAARADDVRDRFDEAFWLPDERCYALALDDDGVVESVASNQGHALWAGIAPDDRADAVIDRLLEPDMLTDAGIRTFAESHDAFDPLSYHRGSVWPHDTSFAAMGFARYGRDDAVATLVGRGLDALEASATTDPDRWGFPELMVGLDAPTLETGRVHHPDSCEPAAWSAGSAFGFVRAALGIGVRDGAPVAQPALPDRFEAVHATVRCHDVPYAVRCTDNSIVMAPTTDRTGSRGPMRSSRTTSGD comes from the coding sequence GTGATCCCCGACGACTGTGCGCTCGCCATCGCGGACGGCGTCGTCGCCGTCGTCGACGAGTTCGGCGACGTCCGAGACAGCCACGGCGAAAACGGCATCTACACGAGCGATGTCCAGTATCTCCGCGAGTTCGCTGTTCGACCGACGGACCGGGATGAGCCGACGACCGGCTGGGATCGAATCGCCCGTCGAGCGGGGCCCGACGGCGTGACGACCGTTCTGGCCAGCGGCGCGGTCGGTGACGGTCGAGGCGACGCCCGCCCGTTGCTGCTCGAGAAACGACTCGTTCCCGACGCGAGTGGCGTCACGCTGACGACGACCGTCGAGAACTACACCACTGACCGCCGCACGGTCGATGTCGAGGTGACCGCCCGGTCCTCGTTTCGCCACGTGTTCGAGTGTCCCGGCTTTTTCGCCCCACGCGAGCCCGTCGACCGGACGCTCGACGTTCGCGAGCGACCCGACGGGGCCACACTGACAGCCGACTGTCCCGACGAGACGACGCGACGTGCGACGATCGACGTGACGGACGCGGCGGCGGTCGCGACGAGCACCGCCGACGATGTCGGGACGACGATCACCGCGACGCTTCCGGTTCCACCCGGAGACACCGCCACGATCACCGCCTCGGCAACGTTCGCCCCGGCGCGTGCCCCGTCCGACGGACGGGCGGCGCCCGGCGTGTCGACCCAGCCGTCATCACCGCTGTTCGACGCTGCCGCTGACACGCTGACCGCACTGATGCTTCCCGATGGCGTGCCGGCCGCCGGCGCCCCGCGCTTTCTGGCCCCGTTCGGCCGGGACGCGCTGCTGGTCGCGTTTCAGACGCTGCCGTTCGTGCCGCAGCTCACCCGGCGAACCATCGAGTATTTTGCCGGTCAGCAGGGGACGACGACCGACGCCACAACCCTCGAGGAGCCGGGGAAGATCCCGCACGAGACCCGCCACGGCGACCGACCTGCCGTCGGAAAATCGATTCGCGCACCGTACTACGGGACGGTCGACGCGACCCCGCTGTACGCGGCCCTCGTCGCCGCCTACGGCGAGTGGGCCGGTGCGGACGCCGTGACCGACGGTCTCTATGCCGCCGCGGTCGACGCCGCCGAGTGGATCTGCGAGGCGAGCGGGCCCGACGGCCTGCTTCGATACGACCCGCACGATCACGAGCACGGGCTCGCTCACCTCGGCTGGAAAGACAGCTCGCGGGCGCTCGCGCGTCCCGACGGCACCCCTGCCACGCCGCCGATCGCACTGGCGGAGGTACAAGGGTACGCCTATCGGGCGTTGTGCGACGTCGCTGAATTGGCCGCCAGTCGTGGCGACGACATCCTGCACGATCGGTTTGCCGCACGCGCCGACGACGTCCGCGATCGGTTCGACGAGGCGTTCTGGCTGCCCGACGAGCGGTGTTACGCGCTGGCGCTCGACGACGACGGTGTCGTCGAGAGCGTCGCTTCGAATCAGGGCCACGCGCTGTGGGCCGGTATCGCGCCGGACGACCGTGCAGATGCCGTGATCGATCGGCTGCTCGAGCCCGACATGCTCACCGACGCCGGCATTCGGACGTTCGCGGAATCGCACGACGCGTTCGATCCGCTCTCGTACCACCGGGGCAGCGTCTGGCCTCACGATACGAGCTTCGCAGCGATGGGGTTCGCCCGCTACGGTCGTGACGACGCCGTCGCCACGCTCGTCGGCCGCGGACTCGACGCGCTGGAAGCCAGCGCCACGACCGATCCCGACCGATGGGGTTTTCCGGAGTTGATGGTCGGCCTCGACGCCCCCACGCTCGAGACCGGCCGCGTACACCATCCGGATTCCTGCGAACCGGCCGCCTGGAGCGCGGGGAGCGCGTTCGGCTTCGTTCGGGCAGCACTCGGGATCGGCGTTCGTGACGGGGCCCCCGTCGCTCAGCCGGCGCTCCCGGACCGATTCGAGGCCGTCCACGCGACGGTTCGGTGCCACGACGTGCCCTACGCAGTACGGTGTACCGACAATTCGATCGTGATGGCTCCGACGACCGACCGAACCGGCTCGCGGGGACCGATGCGATCGTCGCGAACAACGAGCGGTGATTAG